One window from the genome of Yarrowia lipolytica chromosome 1B, complete sequence encodes:
- a CDS encoding uncharacterized protein (Compare to YALI0B07777g, no similarity), with product MDDVERFNAFHTAVPERDSTVTLTDVIPTLPSKPDAVLMPASVFFGRFKHLATRELGNEDETNQARYSVSTLCKLVPPVMRPALGSLRPNSWNELRTEFYNLARALLFVHVDHEEISRYFFSWSPPPYDSANLKDVYRILLLDIESAAGPVYESSFRVALARIHRTFPNLSLTSSALYTLDAPIRDTFALADTGAAAPVADLSFLVPAPVTSNVHHPKKSGKDKPPLKGADAHILTDNQSASASGNYLGALVDVQNLLNEFSDVFMLGGRKYPKPVKQPPFDLVPLDATKPLDPTGRRLLVVYHPITTHFSNHAWNCMPQGIAQAPAHLQKCMDSVLEEYLDEFVMVYLDDIIVYSNTWEEHMDHIRRVLSKLQHTKKDVPFVCSDACEKAFRALKDAIKANLSLAAFDPDLETILYIDASFEGLGAALIQIQRDSSERTRELKGAHPYRFVNRVELLLMNILSNLSLCQMVR from the exons ATGGATGACGTGGAACGTTTCAATGCGTTTCATACGGCTGTACCCGAGCGTGACTCGACCGTGACCCTCACTGATGTCATTCC GACCCTCCCCTCCAAGCCCGACGCCGTACTCATGCCCGCTAGCGTGTTTTTCGGTCGGTTCAAGCACCTGGCTACCCGCGAACTTGGTAATGAGGACGAAACCAATCAGGCCCGCTACTCCGTCTCTACACTCTGTAAGCTGGTCCCACCTGTCATGCGTCCCGCCCTGGGTAGCCTGCGCCCCAACTCCTGGAACGAGTTGCGCACCGAGTTCTATAATCTTGCTCGTGCCCTCCTCTTTGTTCACGTGGATCACGAGGAGATTTCCCGttacttcttctcgtgGAGCCCTCCCCCCTATGATTCAGCTAACCTCAAGGACGTGTATCGAATCCTGCTTCTCGACATCGAGTCGGCTGCAGGCCCCGTCTACGAGTCAAGCTTCCGTGTCGCCCTCGCCCGTATCCATCGGACCTTCCCCAATCTGTCGTTAACCTCCTCGGCCCTGTACACTCTCGATGCTCCAATCCGTGACACCTTCGCCCTGGCTGACACTGGTGCTGCGGCCCCTGTCGCTGATCTGTCGTTTCTTGTCCCCGCGCCCGTCACCTCTAATGTCCACCATC CGAAAAAGTCTGGTAAGGACAAGCCCCCGCTTAAAGGTGCTGACGCACATATTTTAACAGATAACCAGAGTGCTTCCGCCTCTGGCAACTACCTCGGTGCCCTCGTA GACGTCCAGAACCTACTCAATGAGTTCTCTGACGTTTTCATGCTTGGCGGACGCAAGTACCCTAAGCCCGTGAAGCAGCCCCCCTTTGATCTTGTGCCACTCGATG CGACCAAACCGCTGGACCCTACTGGGCGGCGCCTACTGGTGGTCTACCACCCCATTACCACTCACTTTTCCAACCACGCCTGGAACTGCATGCCCCAGGGCATCGCCCAGGCCCCTGCTCACCTCCAGAAATGCATGGACTCTGTTCTTGAAGAGTATCTTGATGAATTCGTCATGGTCTATCTCGATGACATCATCGTATACTCCAATACTTGGGAAGAACACATGGACCATATTCGTCGTGTCCTGTCCAAGCTAC AACAtaccaagaaggacgtgCCCTTTGTCTGTTCCGACGCCTGCGAGAAAGCTTTCCGcgctctcaaggacgctATCAAGGCTAATCTGTCTCTGGCGGCCTTTGACCCTGATCTCGAGACCATCCTCTACATTGATGCCTCCTTCGAAGGTCTCGGCGCTGCTCTCATTCAGATTCAGCGGGATAGCTCCGAGCGGACCCGTGAACTGAAAGGCGCACACCCTTACCGTTTCGTCAACAGAGTTGAACTGCTC
- a CDS encoding uncharacterized protein (Converted to coding from non-coding YALI0B07876g, similar to uniprot|Q06593 Saccharomyces cerevisiae YPR194c OPT2 no start): MSTTSESDSVEVDPKNDPNDPKNAPNGPKNDLKIDAQLDAHLDAQLDRTHDGNPYPDVRAVTDPYDDDTKLCLTWRVWVLGTIWVGLGAFVTQFFELPSFWEPQRMVDQEQLLATIMLNCAGGTPYVAQNILVQYMPMFYNQRWAGGFGYGFLVILVTQFMGFGFSGLLRRVGAYPVTAMWPTVLPTLAVNKVLLAPGRKGENINGDLDVELAHVGSPPKRPFGLVTGSISGMGFNPVPTFDWNVITGIIEPILISFHSALNQYLGMFLSGLVTLAVYDCNSKWTRWIPINDNSLFDNTGRPFDVKLILTNYQFDDTKYRQYSPPYFSAASLVLYGANFALYPMAFVYSILCHWREMGTAIGETWDTFRPPHPSNYEGLDDPFCRIQKKHPDVPDWWDTPVWIIFLCLGMCCAFLLLFCIFYSMSGVMLNLNVLGELFVGYALPGKLQALSTAKALMMTIAEQAMNFAQDQKQTHYAHLPPRSIFGIQLGIVIFFTVQYNDHALNWWGNSVSYAGMDGQGVSTPQLPENGYFGPGPGQFP, encoded by the exons ATGTCCACAACTTCAGAGTCAGATAGTGTTGAAGTTGACCCCAAAAATGACCCTAATGACCCCAAAAATGCCCCTAATGGCCCCAAAAATGACCTCAAAATTGATGCCCAACTTGATGCCCATCTCGATGCCCAACTAGACCGCACACACGACGGCAA CCCCTACCCCGATGTTCGAGCGGTGACAGACCCCTATGACGACGACACCAAATTGTGTCTAACGTGGCGAGTGTGGGTCCTGGGCACGATATGGGTCGGTCTGGGGGCGTTTGTGACCCAGTTCTTCGAGCTGCCATCGTTCTGGGAGCCCCA GCGAATGGTCGACCAAGAACAACTGCTGGCCACCATCATGCTCAATTGCGCCGGCGGAACGCCCTACGTGGCCCAAAACATCCTCGTCCAGTACATGCCCATGTTTTACAACCAGAGGTGGGCTGGGGGCTTTGGATACGGGTTTCTGGTGATTCTGGTGACCCAATTCATGGGATTTGGCTTCTCGGGACTGCTTCGGCGCGTCGGAGCGTATCCTGTGACTGCCATGTGGCCCACTGTTCTCCCTACTCTTGCCGTCAACAAGGTGCTTCTAGCTCCTGGCAGAAAGGGCGAAAACATCAACGG CGACCTCGACGTGGAATTGGCTCACGTGGGTAGCCCCCCAAAACGCCCATTTGGCCTAGTCACGGGCTCAATCTCTGGAATGGGATTCAACCCGGTGCCGACATTTGACTGGAACGTGATCACTGGCATTATCGAGCCGATTTTGATCTCGTTCCACTCCGCGCTTAACCAGTATCTGGGAATGTTTCTCTCCGGGCTGGTCACCCTAGCCGTCTACGACTGCAACTCCAAATGGACCCGATGGATCCCCATCAACGACAACTCGCTGTTCGACAACACCGGCAGACCATTTGACGTGAAGCTCATCCTCACCAACTACCAGTTTGACGATACAAAATACAGACAGTACTCTCCGCCGTACTTCTCCGCCGCCAGTCTGGTCCTCTACGGCGCCAACTTTGCCCTCTACCCCATGGCCTTCGTCTACTCAATTCTATGCCACTGGCGGGAAATGGGGACCGCAATTGGAGAAACCTGGGACACATTTCGACCCCCGCATCCATCCAACTACGAGGGGCTGGACGATCCGTTCTGTCGAATCCAGAAAAAACACCCCGACGTGCCAGACTGGTGGG ACACGCCGGTGTGGATCATTTTTCTGTGCCTGGGCATGTGCTGCGCGTTTCTACTGCTCTTTTGCATCTTCTACTCCATGTCTGGAGTCATGCTGAATCTCAACGTGCTAGGCGAGCTCTTCGTGGGCTACGCTCTGCCGGGCAAGCTCCAGGCCCTCAGCACAGCCAAGGCgctgatgatgacgattGCCGAACAGGCTATGAACTTCGCCCAGGACCAGAAGCAGACCCACTACGCCCATCTGCCCCCTCGAAGCATCTTCGGGATCCAACT CGGCATCGTCATATTCTTTACGGTCCAATACAACGACCACGCGCTCAATTGGTGGGGCAACTCCGTGTCGTACGCCGGAATGGACGGTCAGGGAGTCTCAACTCCACAGTTGCCCGAGAATGGCTATTTTGGTCCTGGTCCTGGTCAGTTTCCATAG